In Candidatus Limnocylindrales bacterium, a single window of DNA contains:
- a CDS encoding alpha/beta hydrolase: MAAQQSAPISGIAGESVEFPSRRGNRLVGDLHRVGTGAGRWLVLCHGMESTRGGTKQQAIVQRMVPRGYNVLRFDFSFVGDSEGDYEDLTVTGEVGDVLGALDFMSEFAASDCTLVGSSLGGLVALLAAAQAPHVVSRVATIAAVADTRLFTENLGDKAIADWRRRGRHRIGSGFLKPTFLDDVLRIDAPATLAKVAMPVLVMHGDADTVVPLRHAHIIADSVSGPVKVETFAGVGHRFEEPGALERLLDVLERWLEPGAAPAKGG; the protein is encoded by the coding sequence GTGGCGGCACAACAGTCCGCGCCCATTTCGGGCATCGCCGGTGAGAGCGTCGAGTTTCCTTCGCGACGCGGCAACCGTCTGGTCGGCGACCTGCATCGCGTCGGCACCGGCGCGGGCCGCTGGCTGGTGCTGTGTCACGGGATGGAGTCCACGCGCGGCGGCACCAAGCAGCAGGCGATCGTGCAGCGCATGGTCCCGCGCGGCTACAACGTGCTGCGGTTCGACTTCTCCTTCGTGGGCGACTCCGAAGGCGACTACGAGGATCTCACCGTCACCGGCGAGGTGGGCGACGTCCTGGGCGCGCTCGACTTCATGAGTGAATTCGCCGCCAGCGACTGCACGCTCGTCGGCTCCAGCCTCGGCGGGCTGGTGGCGCTGCTGGCGGCGGCGCAGGCGCCGCACGTCGTCAGCCGCGTGGCCACGATCGCAGCCGTGGCCGATACGCGCCTGTTCACGGAAAACCTCGGCGACAAGGCGATCGCCGACTGGCGGCGCCGCGGCCGTCATCGCATCGGCTCCGGCTTCCTCAAGCCCACCTTCCTCGACGACGTGCTGCGCATCGACGCTCCGGCCACCCTGGCCAAGGTGGCGATGCCGGTGCTGGTCATGCACGGAGACGCCGACACCGTCGTGCCGCTGCGTCATGCGCACATCATTGCCGACAGCGTCTCGGGCCCGGTCAAGGTCGAGACGTTTGCCGGCGTGGGCCACCGCTTCGAAGAGCCGGGCGCGCTCGAGCGCCTGCTCGACGTCCTGGAGCGCTGGCTCGAGCCGGGCGCCGCGCCGGCCAAGGGAGGGTGA
- a CDS encoding enoyl-CoA hydratase/isomerase family protein, whose translation MPYEQILVETSGGIGRMTLNRPAERNAMTPRMGQEMRRAVAELNADHGVRVVVIRGAGKGFCSGADLRTLGAETSAGSGEEGLGGGENFYRAFLSIRDLRVPSIAAINGHAVGAGLCFALGADLRVMHRDAKVGMTFVRLGIHPGMAATWTLPRLIGPSRAADLLYSGRMVGAEEALAMGLVNRVAGDDFDAAVEELAAGIAAAAPLAVRGLKQTLSATEQRSLDDALVREASVQATTFATADAAEGIQAMREKRTPQFTGR comes from the coding sequence ATGCCTTACGAGCAGATTCTGGTGGAGACCTCCGGTGGCATCGGCCGCATGACGCTGAACCGTCCCGCCGAGCGCAATGCGATGACGCCCAGGATGGGGCAGGAGATGAGGCGAGCCGTGGCCGAGCTCAACGCCGATCACGGCGTGCGCGTGGTGGTCATTCGCGGCGCCGGCAAGGGCTTCTGCTCCGGCGCCGATCTTCGCACGCTCGGTGCCGAGACGAGCGCGGGCAGCGGCGAGGAAGGCCTCGGAGGAGGCGAGAACTTCTACCGGGCGTTCCTGTCGATTCGCGACCTTCGCGTTCCGTCGATCGCCGCCATCAATGGCCATGCCGTGGGCGCAGGGCTGTGCTTCGCGCTGGGCGCCGACCTGCGCGTGATGCATCGGGACGCCAAGGTGGGAATGACGTTCGTCCGGCTCGGCATTCATCCGGGCATGGCGGCCACCTGGACGCTGCCGCGGCTGATCGGTCCCAGCCGCGCCGCCGACCTGCTCTATTCGGGACGCATGGTGGGCGCCGAAGAAGCGCTGGCCATGGGCCTGGTCAACCGCGTCGCCGGAGACGACTTCGATGCCGCCGTCGAGGAATTGGCCGCGGGCATCGCCGCCGCCGCCCCGCTGGCGGTGCGAGGCCTCAAGCAGACGCTGTCGGCCACCGAGCAGCGCTCGCTCGACGATGCGCTGGTCCGCGAAGCGAGCGTGCAGGCCACGACGTTCGCCACCGCCGATGCAGCCGAAGGAATCCAGGCGATGCGCGAAAAGAGGACGCCGCAGTTCACCGGACGCTGA
- the tatC gene encoding twin-arginine translocase subunit TatC: MADVELPLTGHLAELRRRIAIALGAITVAFAFCYPYSRQLFEFLEAPLLTSAASSGYEVQIVGTGVAEAFFTRIAVCAVAAVFLALPVVLYQLWKFIVPGLKESEAGFARWFTIAGTFFFLAGASFCYRVVFPVGFPFFLQEYENIGATPVLRISEYLSFSSRMMLAFGITFEMPVLTYFLARAGVVTHRMLIDYARFAVLAIFIVAAILTPPDVASQMMMAVPLLILYVLSIGVAYTCGRRTEAVAGEAGAAASDGGA, from the coding sequence ATGGCCGACGTCGAGCTGCCACTGACCGGCCATCTCGCCGAGCTTCGCCGGCGTATCGCCATCGCCCTCGGCGCGATCACCGTCGCTTTCGCGTTCTGCTATCCGTATTCGCGCCAGCTTTTCGAGTTTCTCGAAGCTCCGCTGCTAACCAGCGCCGCCAGCTCCGGATACGAAGTGCAGATCGTCGGCACCGGCGTGGCAGAGGCGTTCTTCACGCGCATCGCGGTGTGCGCCGTGGCCGCGGTGTTCCTGGCGCTGCCGGTGGTGCTGTACCAGCTGTGGAAGTTCATCGTGCCCGGCCTCAAGGAGAGCGAGGCGGGCTTCGCACGCTGGTTCACCATCGCCGGCACGTTCTTCTTCCTGGCCGGCGCATCCTTCTGCTACCGCGTGGTCTTCCCGGTCGGCTTCCCGTTCTTCCTGCAGGAGTACGAGAACATCGGCGCGACGCCGGTGCTGCGCATCAGCGAATATCTTTCGTTCTCCTCGCGCATGATGCTGGCCTTCGGCATCACGTTCGAGATGCCGGTGCTGACGTATTTCCTGGCGCGCGCCGGCGTGGTCACGCACCGGATGCTGATCGACTATGCGCGCTTCGCGGTGCTGGCGATCTTCATCGTGGCCGCCATCCTGACGCCTCCCGACGTCGCCTCCCAGATGATGATGGCGGTGCCGCTGCTGATCCTGTACGTGCTGTCGATCGGCGTGGCGTACACGTGCGGCCGCCGCACCGAGGCGGTGGCCGGGGAGGCCGGCGCCGCCGCGAGCGACGGCGGCGCATGA
- the tatB gene encoding Sec-independent protein translocase protein TatB, with amino-acid sequence MFGIGPSELIVILVIALLVLGPTRLPELARALGKAMGEFRRATSDISEELENARIMLEEETRQTAKAAQPDKRVSRTQRVEEKPASTTPDAASASGAAAATGLASRGAAAAVHTAPAGPGAPAPAADVALDASSSPSAAPQTSAATDRPMPPPAPATSDKAS; translated from the coding sequence ATGTTCGGCATCGGCCCCAGCGAGCTCATCGTCATTCTCGTCATCGCGCTGCTCGTGCTCGGGCCCACGCGCCTGCCCGAGCTGGCGCGTGCTCTCGGCAAGGCCATGGGCGAGTTCCGTCGCGCCACTTCCGACATCAGCGAGGAGCTGGAGAACGCGCGCATCATGCTCGAGGAGGAAACCCGGCAGACGGCCAAGGCAGCGCAGCCCGACAAGCGCGTCTCGCGCACGCAGCGGGTCGAGGAGAAACCCGCTTCGACGACGCCCGATGCCGCGAGTGCGTCGGGCGCTGCAGCCGCAACCGGCCTGGCTTCCCGAGGCGCAGCCGCCGCCGTCCACACGGCGCCGGCGGGTCCTGGCGCGCCGGCGCCGGCTGCCGATGTCGCGCTCGACGCTTCGTCGTCGCCGTCGGCCGCACCGCAGACTTCGGCAGCCACCGATCGCCCGATGCCGCCTCCGGCGCCCGCAACCTCCGACAAAGCCTCCTGA
- a CDS encoding histone deacetylase, with protein MRDTVLLIDPRFRQHLTGSHHPERPERLEVLERLFATEGFADLRRLAPRAAEEEELRRVHEHDHVAAVAASAARAHTQFDADTPASTGSFEAARLAAGGAIAMADAILAGEADNGFAALRPPGHHAEAWRPMGFCLFNNVAVVARHLRQARGLDRVLIVDWDVHHGNGTQNTFYDDDSVMYVSTHQYPFYPGTGSAAEIGRGAGTGYNINVPMPAGAGDEHYYAAFRDLILPVARRFRPQFVLVSAGFDAHRSDPLASMQLSTEAFGEMTNALVEVADEHAQGRILLLLEGGYDLSALAASVERSVDALRRPARFERSEGELTAWGRQAAEAAAAVWDTE; from the coding sequence GTGCGCGACACCGTCCTGCTGATCGATCCGCGTTTCCGCCAGCATCTCACCGGCAGCCACCACCCCGAACGGCCCGAACGACTCGAAGTGCTCGAGAGGCTCTTTGCCACCGAGGGCTTCGCCGATCTGCGCCGTCTCGCTCCGCGAGCGGCCGAGGAAGAGGAGCTGCGGCGCGTGCACGAGCACGATCACGTGGCCGCGGTGGCCGCCAGCGCTGCACGCGCGCACACCCAGTTCGACGCCGACACGCCCGCCTCCACCGGTTCCTTCGAAGCGGCGCGGCTGGCGGCCGGCGGCGCCATCGCCATGGCCGATGCCATTCTCGCCGGCGAAGCGGACAACGGTTTTGCCGCCCTGCGCCCGCCGGGCCATCACGCCGAGGCATGGCGACCGATGGGGTTCTGCCTGTTCAACAACGTGGCGGTGGTCGCACGCCATCTTCGCCAGGCGCGAGGCCTGGACCGCGTGCTCATCGTCGATTGGGACGTGCATCACGGCAACGGCACGCAGAACACCTTCTACGACGACGATTCGGTGATGTACGTGTCCACGCACCAGTATCCGTTCTATCCCGGCACCGGCTCGGCGGCCGAGATCGGGCGCGGCGCGGGCACCGGCTACAACATCAACGTCCCGATGCCCGCGGGGGCCGGTGACGAGCACTACTACGCAGCCTTTCGCGATCTCATCCTGCCGGTGGCGCGCCGGTTCCGGCCGCAGTTCGTTCTGGTGTCGGCCGGATTCGACGCGCATCGCAGCGATCCGCTTGCATCGATGCAGCTGAGCACCGAGGCGTTCGGCGAGATGACCAACGCGCTCGTCGAAGTGGCCGACGAGCACGCGCAGGGAAGAATCCTTCTTCTGCTCGAGGGCGGCTACGATCTTTCGGCGCTGGCGGCGTCGGTCGAGCGTTCGGTGGACGCGTTGCGCCGGCCCGCGCGCTTCGAGCGCAGCGAGGGCGAGCTCACTGCATGGGGACGTCAGGCGGCCGAGGCGGCGGCGGCCGTGTGGGATACGGAATGA
- a CDS encoding PBP1A family penicillin-binding protein: MRMLKWMVAVMLSLVCAVGGVIVLATYDEMTSALPPIERLLQYEPPVATRVFASDGALVEEFYRERRYLVPIEKIPPVVRNAFLASEDADFYSHSGVDFIGIARAFAANLSAGSVVQGGSTITQQVVKVLLLTPERSYERKMKEILLALRLEQHLSKDQILELYLNQIYFGEGNHGVGAAARSYFDKQVSELTPAQAALLAGLPAAPSRYSPRRNPEAAMKRQRYVLRRMVEENFLSAGDYQNALREELTLAPQADQRQSVRNYYTEAVRLQLEEMFGEDAPYNQGYTVHTAMDPRLQGLAEAAVRNGIERVDTALGYRGPLEHLDATSMQSRIDRDATDPSLATLDRERIYQGVVTSASSGSIEVVVGPHRGKVDTSSVSWSSKVKSRSFKVGDVVEVRTRKPGESAPRQFINLDEDGDGEADKEPPAQQPASADKLYLAQTPEIEAALVAIDMKDGGVAAMVGGYDFLRTQFNRALQAKRQPGSAFKPFVYAAGLDHGYTPASMLRDSPVEYMDNGKPWQPRNYTRDYRGPISFRQALEQSRNVVSVKLVDAVGVDTVVDYLERFHFDAELGANLSIALGTSEMSLLDLTAGYTAFAGGGVKVEPVIVKKVEDKAGTVFFQAQARRREVLSPQTAALMTYILEGVVQRGTATTIKALGRPVAGKTGTTNDQRDAWFVGYTPDLVVGVWVGFDDQTRSMGKMGTGGRVAAPVWLEFMKAALQSRPVRDFELPDGIRCVNIDAGSGTRASEATTDAFLECFKEGTEPIEPPTVWANERREPRRPILAEPGEDGATEDTFPDTQPDDGFREEVEAAENDPYRVPLESEDDGVYRIPDEAEAEPDPRYQRPAGPVYDSRFRVPAQGSSPRPPDRYIPPPPPAPPPDRHAAPPPERYVPPPDRDAPPDRYPAPGRYSAPPAARYSAPPRAERHSAPPDGDRYLAPADREPPPADRAGPPPVARYSAPPPSRYAPSRLPLPPPDPPRTMSEDDFERVEPRPHAERYERPSREPGAPPADASGRPSPQERDDPFEPREESVEEPVRRGPRIIDRYGEQRDEARDEDDFVDLRTGEPVPAPRPPDRPPVSPPTHRTPPPPSARAPGPPPDFQPPSSSYRPPSPSRPAVPTPSRPIIEERYMAPRHPTPQERQRMLTAPMAEEDLQRRPPDDLPSGGPSPTLPEQRPPKPTAPPPGARVRPPGTVAPPPSPPDQESARRAEPGFIPYPTRPPPPRPPDVPMQ, translated from the coding sequence ATGCGGATGCTGAAGTGGATGGTGGCAGTGATGCTGTCGCTCGTGTGCGCGGTGGGTGGCGTGATCGTGCTCGCCACCTACGACGAAATGACCTCGGCGCTGCCGCCCATCGAACGCCTGCTTCAATACGAGCCGCCGGTTGCCACCAGGGTTTTTGCCAGCGACGGCGCCCTGGTCGAGGAGTTCTACCGCGAGCGCCGCTACCTGGTGCCCATCGAGAAGATCCCGCCGGTGGTGCGCAACGCGTTCCTGGCCTCCGAAGACGCCGACTTCTACAGCCATTCCGGCGTCGATTTCATCGGCATCGCGCGCGCATTCGCCGCCAACCTCAGCGCCGGCTCGGTCGTGCAGGGCGGCAGCACCATCACGCAGCAGGTGGTCAAGGTCCTGCTGCTGACACCCGAGCGCAGTTACGAACGAAAGATGAAGGAGATCCTGCTGGCGCTGCGCCTGGAGCAGCACCTCAGCAAGGATCAGATCCTGGAGCTGTACCTCAACCAGATCTACTTCGGCGAAGGCAATCACGGCGTCGGCGCCGCGGCCCGCAGCTACTTCGACAAGCAGGTCTCCGAGCTGACCCCCGCGCAGGCCGCGCTGCTGGCGGGCCTGCCGGCGGCTCCGAGTCGATATTCTCCTCGCCGAAACCCTGAAGCCGCCATGAAGCGTCAGCGCTACGTGCTGCGGCGCATGGTCGAGGAGAACTTCCTCAGCGCCGGCGACTACCAGAATGCGCTGCGCGAAGAGCTCACCCTTGCGCCCCAGGCCGACCAGCGGCAGTCGGTGCGGAATTACTACACCGAGGCGGTGCGCCTGCAGCTCGAGGAGATGTTCGGCGAGGATGCGCCGTACAACCAGGGCTACACCGTGCACACGGCGATGGATCCGCGGCTGCAGGGCCTGGCCGAGGCCGCCGTGCGCAACGGCATCGAGCGCGTCGATACTGCCCTGGGCTATCGCGGCCCTCTCGAGCACCTGGACGCCACGAGCATGCAGTCGCGCATCGATCGCGACGCCACCGATCCTTCCCTGGCCACGCTCGATCGCGAGCGCATCTATCAGGGCGTGGTCACGTCGGCCTCTTCGGGAAGCATCGAGGTGGTGGTGGGCCCGCATCGAGGCAAGGTCGACACCTCCTCGGTCAGCTGGAGCTCGAAGGTCAAGAGCAGGTCGTTCAAGGTCGGAGACGTCGTCGAGGTACGCACGCGCAAGCCGGGCGAATCGGCGCCGCGCCAGTTCATCAATCTCGACGAAGACGGCGACGGCGAAGCCGACAAGGAGCCGCCCGCGCAGCAGCCGGCCTCCGCCGACAAGCTCTACCTCGCGCAGACCCCGGAGATCGAGGCGGCGCTGGTTGCCATCGACATGAAGGATGGCGGAGTGGCGGCCATGGTCGGCGGCTACGACTTCCTGCGCACCCAGTTCAACCGTGCGCTGCAGGCCAAGCGCCAGCCGGGCTCGGCGTTCAAGCCGTTCGTCTACGCAGCCGGCCTCGACCACGGTTACACCCCGGCGAGCATGCTTCGCGACTCGCCGGTCGAGTACATGGACAACGGCAAGCCGTGGCAGCCCCGAAACTACACGCGCGACTACCGCGGGCCCATCAGCTTCCGTCAGGCTCTCGAGCAGTCGCGCAACGTGGTCTCGGTCAAGCTCGTCGATGCGGTCGGTGTCGACACCGTGGTCGATTATCTGGAGCGCTTTCACTTCGACGCCGAGCTCGGCGCCAACCTCTCGATCGCACTGGGAACCTCCGAGATGTCGCTGCTGGACCTGACCGCCGGCTACACGGCTTTCGCCGGCGGCGGCGTCAAGGTCGAGCCCGTCATCGTCAAGAAAGTGGAGGACAAGGCCGGCACCGTCTTCTTCCAGGCGCAGGCGCGGCGCCGCGAGGTGTTGTCGCCGCAGACCGCCGCGCTGATGACGTACATTCTCGAAGGCGTCGTGCAGCGCGGTACGGCAACCACCATCAAGGCGCTGGGCCGGCCCGTTGCCGGCAAGACCGGCACCACCAACGACCAGCGGGATGCGTGGTTCGTCGGCTACACGCCCGACCTCGTCGTGGGCGTCTGGGTCGGCTTCGACGATCAGACGCGTTCCATGGGAAAGATGGGAACCGGTGGACGCGTGGCCGCGCCGGTGTGGCTCGAGTTCATGAAGGCGGCGCTGCAGTCTCGGCCCGTGCGCGACTTCGAGCTTCCCGACGGCATCCGCTGCGTCAACATCGATGCGGGCTCCGGCACGCGCGCCAGCGAAGCGACGACCGATGCCTTCCTGGAATGCTTCAAGGAAGGCACCGAACCGATCGAGCCGCCGACGGTGTGGGCGAACGAGAGGCGCGAGCCTCGCAGACCCATCCTCGCCGAGCCCGGCGAGGACGGCGCCACCGAGGACACCTTTCCCGACACGCAGCCCGACGACGGCTTCCGCGAAGAGGTCGAGGCCGCCGAGAACGATCCGTATCGCGTGCCCCTCGAAAGCGAGGACGACGGCGTCTACCGCATCCCCGACGAGGCCGAGGCCGAGCCCGATCCGCGCTACCAGCGCCCTGCCGGCCCCGTCTACGACAGCCGCTTCCGCGTCCCGGCCCAGGGCTCCTCTCCGCGCCCGCCCGACCGCTACATTCCGCCGCCGCCGCCCGCGCCTCCGCCCGATCGACACGCGGCGCCTCCGCCGGAGCGATACGTGCCGCCGCCCGACCGAGACGCGCCGCCCGACCGTTACCCGGCGCCGGGCCGCTACTCCGCGCCGCCGGCTGCCCGCTATTCCGCACCGCCGAGAGCCGAGCGGCACTCGGCTCCTCCCGACGGCGACCGCTATTTGGCGCCGGCCGACCGCGAGCCGCCCCCAGCGGATCGCGCGGGGCCGCCGCCGGTCGCCCGGTACTCGGCGCCGCCGCCGAGCCGCTACGCGCCCAGCCGCCTGCCGCTGCCGCCGCCGGATCCTCCGAGAACGATGTCGGAGGACGATTTCGAGCGGGTGGAGCCGCGGCCGCACGCGGAGCGGTACGAGCGGCCGTCGCGTGAGCCGGGAGCGCCGCCAGCGGATGCTTCCGGCCGGCCGAGCCCGCAGGAACGCGACGATCCCTTCGAGCCGCGCGAAGAGAGCGTCGAGGAGCCCGTGCGCCGCGGGCCGCGCATCATCGATCGCTATGGCGAGCAGCGGGACGAGGCGCGCGACGAGGACGATTTCGTCGACCTTCGCACCGGCGAGCCGGTTCCGGCGCCGCGCCCGCCGGACCGGCCGCCCGTGAGCCCGCCGACGCACCGCACGCCGCCGCCGCCGAGTGCACGCGCGCCGGGGCCGCCGCCCGACTTCCAGCCGCCCTCCTCGAGCTACCGGCCGCCGAGCCCGAGCAGGCCGGCCGTGCCGACGCCGTCGCGGCCCATCATCGAGGAGCGCTACATGGCGCCGCGCCATCCGACGCCGCAGGAACGCCAGCGCATGCTGACGGCGCCGATGGCCGAAGAGGATCTGCAGCGAAGACCGCCGGACGATCTGCCCAGCGGTGGGCCGTCGCCGACGCTGCCCGAGCAGCGCCCGCCCAAGCCAACCGCGCCGCCGCCGGGCGCGCGCGTGCGCCCGCCGGGCACCGTGGCGCCGCCGCCCTCGCCGCCGGATCAGGAGAGCGCGCGCCGGGCCGAGCCCGGGTTCATTCCGTATCCCACACGGCCGCCGCCGCCTCGGCCGCCTGACGTCCCCATGCAGTGA
- a CDS encoding Sir2 family NAD-dependent protein deacetylase has protein sequence MNADGFSGAIRQAAALLAQARSVVVLTGAGVSTESGIPDFRSPGGLWTRYDPRKLTFDLFCAYEATRRDYWKMSTESYPVLRDAEPNAAHHAIVAIEKAGKLLRLVTQNVDGLHRKAGSSPERTTEIHGSSLRAGCIDCGASHDREQLHRRLVAGEVVVPSCDVCGGRVKPATISFGQSMPERETAQAFEAAEACDLMLVVGSSLQVYPAAALPDTAVAAGSRLIIVNNEETPKDDIADVLLRGSAGESMSLLVRAAGLELP, from the coding sequence GTGAACGCAGACGGGTTCTCCGGCGCCATTCGCCAGGCAGCGGCACTTCTCGCGCAAGCTCGCAGCGTAGTCGTCCTGACCGGCGCCGGCGTTTCGACCGAGTCGGGCATCCCCGACTTTCGTTCCCCTGGCGGCCTCTGGACCAGATACGATCCGCGCAAGCTGACATTCGATCTCTTCTGCGCGTACGAAGCCACGCGGCGCGACTACTGGAAGATGTCGACGGAGTCGTATCCGGTCCTGCGCGATGCCGAGCCCAATGCCGCGCACCATGCGATCGTGGCGATCGAGAAGGCCGGCAAGCTCTTGCGGCTGGTCACGCAGAACGTGGACGGCCTGCACCGAAAGGCGGGCAGCTCGCCCGAGCGCACCACCGAGATCCACGGCTCGTCGCTGCGCGCCGGCTGCATCGATTGCGGCGCCAGCCACGATCGCGAGCAGCTCCACCGCAGGCTGGTCGCGGGCGAGGTCGTGGTGCCCTCGTGCGACGTGTGCGGCGGGCGCGTCAAGCCGGCCACGATCTCGTTCGGCCAGTCGATGCCCGAGCGCGAGACGGCGCAGGCGTTCGAGGCGGCCGAAGCCTGCGACCTGATGCTGGTGGTCGGATCGTCGCTGCAGGTGTATCCGGCCGCCGCGCTTCCGGACACCGCCGTGGCGGCCGGATCGCGCCTGATCATCGTCAACAACGAGGAGACGCCCAAGGACGACATCGCCGACGTGCTGCTGCGCGGCTCGGCCGGCGAGTCGATGTCGCTGCTCGTGCGCGCGGCGGGTCTCGAGCTTCCTTGA
- a CDS encoding DegT/DnrJ/EryC1/StrS family aminotransferase, translated as MIPFVDLASDFALVEKQARKRIDDVLARQLFVHGPQTAELERAIQELTGARFAIACSSGSDALYLALLALGIGPGDAVIVPAFTFFASAGAVVRAGAQPVFCDIDDRTFLAGAAQMAAAVDRHFDGSLRHRRTRARLRALLPVHLYGRMTAMDELVSYARERDLRVIEDAAQALGARSDAGAAAAVGDAGCLSFYPTKNLGGPGDGGMVVTNDQTLARRLSRLRVHGAAPGSYEHEDAGINARMNELVAAVLNAKLSHLAAWNARRQEIAALYERHLAPAAAANILILPQPATGKEHVWHQLTVRVPCGRDAVQARLEREGIATRVFYPLPLHLQPCLAAEGGARGDLPVSERMAEQVLSLPIYPSLADEAVAAVCAGLSAACGDAAHGQR; from the coding sequence TTGATCCCCTTCGTCGACCTGGCCTCGGATTTCGCGCTCGTCGAAAAGCAGGCGCGAAAGCGCATCGATGACGTGCTCGCTCGCCAGCTGTTCGTGCACGGGCCGCAGACCGCCGAGCTGGAGCGCGCCATCCAGGAGCTGACCGGCGCCCGCTTTGCCATCGCGTGCTCGTCGGGCAGCGATGCCCTCTACCTGGCGCTGCTCGCGCTCGGGATCGGGCCTGGCGATGCGGTGATCGTTCCCGCCTTCACGTTCTTCGCCAGCGCCGGCGCCGTCGTTCGCGCGGGCGCCCAGCCGGTCTTCTGCGACATCGATGACCGCACCTTCCTTGCCGGCGCCGCCCAAATGGCAGCCGCCGTGGATCGCCATTTCGACGGGTCGCTTCGTCACCGCCGCACGCGCGCACGGCTGCGCGCGCTGCTGCCGGTGCATCTCTACGGGCGCATGACGGCAATGGACGAGTTGGTGTCGTATGCACGCGAGCGCGATCTGCGCGTGATCGAGGATGCGGCGCAGGCCCTGGGCGCGCGGTCGGACGCGGGAGCGGCCGCGGCGGTCGGTGACGCCGGTTGTCTTTCGTTCTATCCGACCAAGAACCTGGGCGGCCCGGGCGACGGGGGCATGGTCGTGACCAATGACCAGACGCTGGCGCGCCGCCTCTCGCGCCTGCGCGTTCACGGCGCGGCGCCAGGCAGCTACGAGCACGAGGACGCCGGAATCAACGCGCGCATGAATGAGCTGGTGGCCGCCGTTCTCAATGCCAAGCTTTCGCACCTGGCGGCCTGGAACGCGCGGCGGCAGGAGATCGCCGCTCTGTATGAGCGGCATCTGGCACCGGCGGCCGCGGCCAACATCCTCATCCTGCCGCAGCCGGCCACGGGCAAGGAGCACGTCTGGCACCAGCTCACGGTGCGTGTGCCCTGCGGCCGCGATGCCGTGCAGGCGCGCCTGGAGCGCGAAGGGATCGCGACGCGGGTTTTTTATCCGCTTCCCCTCCATCTGCAGCCATGCCTGGCCGCCGAGGGCGGTGCACGCGGCGATCTGCCGGTCAGCGAGCGCATGGCTGAGCAGGTGCTGAGCCTGCCGATCTATCCGTCGCTTGCCGACGAGGCGGTGGCGGCAGTCTGCGCCGGCCTGTCCGCTGCGTGCGGCGACGCTGCGCACGGGCAACGATGA